Proteins from one Chanodichthys erythropterus isolate Z2021 chromosome 15, ASM2448905v1, whole genome shotgun sequence genomic window:
- the gon4la gene encoding GON-4-like protein isoform X2, with protein sequence MDQTRKRRLNNRKSGLSQCKVVRVEEPGEVPGSRDDTTGSYRHFNTIRASSPQYDSASQEHHAACTQKPEDDAVKTLSMTFDKEQCGTRALGRRKGLRRKRDTGAEVETQQMEVEDEIQPEVEIDQELDRELENKSRQHNLTSANVRSIIHEVITNEHVVAMMKAAISETEPIPVFEPKMTRSKLKEVVERGVVIPAWNISPIKKPSEVKKGPQFVDIPLEEEDSSDEEYRPDEEEEDETAEETLLESDFENSSSPRGSRVNLHRSNSEHEEDAASSSRLNLRRSRHLTVAVTPMGPPPPPPAPSRAPPECSFLEKLHAVDEELAIGPDCMESYQSLTSANGEESLISFRTRSKRPLRDVPLGRLEAELRAPDITPDMYEFGSAPEDREWTQWLQGLMSSDMENEEEGDDEDDPEYNFLAEIDEPDVEDYRNDKAVRITKKEVNDLMEELFDAFQDDLGGQEEEGHEEEEEKEEEESPLQEPPGILENIQYEDPLADVLKQRYRTVREQLAAVRKRKALLKSKGVSEAPTCPQRPSSPITSMTLNAAQKLQLQQQIQQHVQLLTQVNMLSSSVKGLETEASTSRQFLLELQMFAQRGEQTCGPAEQGFTSIFKACNLQSAISLLEELDQSPKWDPTVPRPCFPGCQFPASLAWLMATRPVFLYPELLPLIQLRPSRFKGQFTSAEDCLVVLGHKHLISTLHPLQMTCRYLLAARSFVSVKSHIREACHKPFPNVIKTYFLAGKCPSMPLACKRVSPCDQRPPVEREKSLMPSWLSTNLKCIYEHVRMFNQPSGNSKTSNPAEETTEPSGPEPDYSFSPGTCYPPSLPEDLAKALEPSPQGLCKKKKNKTSKSIKPSKPPPLAEELEVVLNQLPTLLPKAVTVSSPSLSHPPHVAPVLNPCFFGNEAMNRPVERAIILSSMSNVSPVGRNQGGAVVTLPTAPVPPELSSSRAAPVKNAVETPMGVSGSPKGAQVGATQGGVIITLPTAMTPELNSCSSGHITVNQTVQIVASNVEPASPRGSNLIITLQPPPVPNTLIYPTPIIKTKAPLATDHISQRCGTLLKLIPRDSGGLSQVGQKPLNRFLLLPPGYVFANSSFGHQTLKHSSAQNSTEVKHSKQQSTPDNFHSTDGPPQMSSIQDTLTECSQETASVEEELNNDDGVENEVDSRELFLTLSESSGSPTPSIGGENSDIEMVLDRRENLEEQKAKERQGSSRQTGEEETGGANNVSDIWSVPELQETMEKFSHLATKTRSEKEGILDDVKSNHQPSDAHRTRTEEMAVETPFVLHNDAPDDDPYRDAKDVAFAQAYLEKVYEVLQMVPGKVDEFLRVLSEFEKNPEGRTSLELLTRLKPVLNDWPELLQDFAAFLHPDQARECGLLAEQQAFERSRRFLRQLECTFGEQSALYRKVVQILQSGPSQDLADFKEMKAQITLLFRDHTDLLEEFWEFFKQLYPQVQDVDHADNVSNVETNQGLEESQPYEPTRIVIPDKKMEPVKTAIKHRRKRDKHAKMAKNNKAKKNSAELEKEAAEASSVDSQQSLSNTTGSSVCAKNISRTPNGKKVVLWTREADRVILTTCQRRGAKPATFHTIAAQLGNKTASEVFERFQDLIKLFRKSSKLHHTCQSDTELQSSTIEDEPD encoded by the exons ATGGATCAAACTCGAAAACGGAGATTAAATAACAGGAAAAGTGGGCTTTCTCAGTGTAAAGTGGTTAGAGTTGAAGAGCCGGGGGAAGTTCCTGGGAGCAGAGATGACACTACAGGATCATACAGACACTTCAATACCATCAGAGCCTCCAGCCCACAATATGACAGTGCCA GTCAAGAACACCATGCTGCATGTACCCAGAAGCCTGAAGATGATGCTGTGAAGACCTTGAGCATGACATTCG ATAAGGAACAGTGTGGAACCCGTGCACTGGGCCGAAGGAAAGGCTTGAGAAGGAAAAGAGACACGGGTGCTGAAGTAGAAACTCAGCAGATGGAAGTTGAGGATGAAATCCAGCCAGAGGTCGAGATTGACCAAGAGCTGGACAGAGAACTGGAAAATAAATCTCGACAACATAACTTGACCTCTGCGAACGTTCGTAGCATCATTCAT GAAGTGATTACTAATGAGCATGTTGTGGCCATGATGAAAGCCGCTATCAGTGAAACTGAACCCATTCCTGTGTTT GAACCCAAGATGACTCGTTCTAAACTGAAGGAGGTTGTGGAGAGAGGAGTT GTCATTCCTGCTTGGAACATTTCACCAATTAAGAAGCCATCAGAGGTGAAG AAGGGACCCCAGTTTGTGGATATTCCTTTAGAAGAGGAAGACTCCTCTGATGAAGAGTATCGGCCcgatgaagaggaggaggatgagACCGCTGAGGAG ACTCTTCTGGAAAGTGACTTCGAGAATTCATCTTCTCCACGGGGCAGTCGAGTGAACCTTCACAGATCAAACTCTGAACATGAGGAGGACGCAGCCAGCAGCTCCAGACTG AACCTTCGCAGATCCAGGCACCTGACAGTAGCTGTTACCCCAATGGGGCCTCCCCCACCACCACCGGCCCCCTCCAGGGCCCCACCAGAGTGCAGCTTCTTAGAGAAACTCCATGCGGTAGATGAGGAGCTGGCCATCGGCCCAGACTGCATGGAGTCATACCAG AGTCTCACTAGCGCTAATGGAGAGGAGAGCCTGATTTCATTTCGAACGCGATCCAAACGACCATTGAGAGATGTTCCTCTGGGCCGGCTGGAGGCGGAGCTACGTGCTCCTGACATCACTCCAGATATGTATGAGTTTGGCTCCGCCCCTGAGGACAGAGAATGGACGCAGTGGCTGCAGGGACTCATGAGTTCAGATATGGAGAATGAAG AGGAGggtgatgatgaagatgacCCCGAGTACAATTTTCTGGCTGAAATTGATGAGCCTGATGTGGAGGACTATAGGAATGACAAGGCAGTGCGCATCACCA AAAAGGAAGTGAATGACTTGATGGAGGAGCTATTTGACGCA TTTCAGGATGACTTAGGGGGTCAGGAAGAAGAAGGACatgaagaagaagaggaaaaagaggaggaggagagtcCCCTGCAGGAGCCGCCTGGCATTCTGGAAAATATTCA GTATGAGGACCCTTTAGCAGATGTCTTGAAGCAGCGGTATCGCACAGTACGGGAGCAGCTGGCAGCTGTGAGGAAACGGAAGGCTCTGCTGAAGAGTAAAGGAGTGTCTGAAGCTCCAACCTGCCCTCAACGCCCCTCCAGCCCCATAACATCCATGACCCTGAACGCAGCTCAGAAACTACAGCTACAGCAACAGATCCAGCAG CATGTGCAGCTCCTCACGCAGGTGAACATGTTGAGCAGCTCAGTCAAGGGTCTGGAGACAGAGGCTTCAACAAGCAGACAGTTCTtg TTGGAGCTGCAGATGTTTGCCCAGCGTGGAGAGCAGACTTGTGGTCCAGCAGAGCAAGGCTTCACCAGCATCTTCAAAGCCTGCAACCTTCAGAGTGCTATTTCTCTGCTGGAGGAACTAGATCAGTCACCCAAGTGGGACCCTACAGTCCCGAGGCCATGTTTTCCTG GATGTCAGTTTCCTGCTTCTTTGGCCTGGTTGATGGCGACTCGGCCAGTGTTTCTCTACCCAGAGCTACTTCCTTTAATCCAGCTGCGCCCTTCTAGATTCAAAGGACAGTTTACTTCAGCAGAAGATTG TCTTGTTGTTCTAGGTCATAAGCACTTAATAAGTACCCTACACCCACTGCAGATGACTTGTCGCTATCTGCTTGCTGCTAGGAGCTTTGTCAGTGTGAAATCACACATACGTGAAGCATGTCATAAGCCCTTTCCCAATGTCATCAAG ACATACTTTTTGGCAGGGAAATGCCCCTCCATGCCCTTGGCCTGTAAGAGGGTGAGTCCTTGTGACCAGCGCCCCCCAGTGGAGAGAGAAAAGAGCCTCATGCCTTCTTGGCTCTCG ACAAACCTTAAGTGCATTTATGAGCATGTAAGAATGTTTAACCAACCATCTGGAAACTCAAAGACTTCTAATCCGGCAGAAGAAACCACTGAGCCTTCAGGTCCAGAACCAGACTATAGCTTCTCTCCAGGCACATGTTACCCTCCCAGCCTTCCTGAAGACCTTGCTAAGGCACTTGAACCTTCCCCTCAGGGTctctgcaaaaagaaaaaaaacaagactTCTAAATCCATCAAGCCTTCAAAACCTCCCCCGTTAGCTGAGGAGTTAGAGGTGGTCCTCAACCAGTTACCAACACTTTTACCAAAAGCTGTTACGGTTTCAAGTCCGTCACTTTCCCACCCTCCTCATGTCGCACCGGTTCTGAATCCATGCTTTTTTGGAAATGAAGCTATGAACAGGCCTGTAGAGAGAGCCATCATACTATCTAGCATGTCAAACGTGTCTCCAGTGGGACGAAACCAAGGTGGTGCAGTTGTCACTTTACCAACTGCCCCAGTCCCACCTGAACTGAGCTCTTCAAGGGCTGCTCCTGTGAAAAATGCTGTAGAAACACCAATGGGTGTCTCTGGTTCTCCAAAGGGAGCTCAGGTTGGTGCAACCCAGGGGGGAGTAATCATCACTTTACCTACTGCTATGACACCAGAGCTGAATTCTTGTTCTTCAGGGCATATAACTGTGAACCAAACTGTGCAAATAGTTGCCTCTAATGTTGAACCAGCTTCTCCAAGAGGGTCAAACCTCATCATTACTCTTCAACCGCCTCCAGTTCCCAACACCTTAATATATCCCACCCCCATCATAAAGACGAAAGCCCCATTGGCTACAGATCATATTAGTCAGCGCTGTGGCACACTGCTTAAACTTATACCAAGGGACTCTGGTGGTCTATCTCAAGTAGGTCAAAAACCTCTTAATCGGTTTCTTCTCCTCCCTCCAGGCTATGTGTTTGCAAACAGTAGCTTTGGCCATCAAACCTTAAAACACTCATCAGCTCAGAATAGCACAGAGGTGAAACACAGTAAGCAACAGAGTACACCAGACAATTTCCACAGCACTGATGGGCCACCACAGATGTCCTCCATTCAAGATACTCTTACTGAGTGCTCACAAGAAACTGCATCAGTAGAAGAAGAGCTGAATAATGATGATGGAGTTGAGAATGAGGTGGACTCCAGAGAGCTGTTTCTCACACTTTCTGAATCCTCTGGGAGCCCGACGCCCAGCATCGGCGGGGAAAATTCTGACATTGAGATGGTTTTGGACAGGAGAGAGAATCTAGAGGAGCAGAAAGCAAAAGAAAGGCAAGGTAGCAGTAGGCAGACTGGGGAGGAGGAAACCGGTGGAGCTAACAATGTTTCAGACATTTGGTCTGTGCCAGAACTTCAG GAAACCATGGAGAAATTCTCACATCTGGCCACAAAGACAAGATCTGAAAAGGAAGGAATACTAGATGATGTTAAATCAAACCATCAACCTTCAG ATGCCCATCGTACCCGCACTGAGGAGATGGCTGTGGAAACCCCTTTTGTCCTTCACAATGATGCACCTGATGACGATCCCTACAGAGATGCTAAAGATGTTGCCTTTGCCCAAGCTTACCTGGAGAAG GTATATGAGGTGCTGCAGATGGTGCCAGGGAAAGTGGACGAGTTCCTGCGTGTTCTATCTGAGTTTGAGAAAAATCCAGAAGGTCGCACGTCACTAGAGCTGCTGACGAGACTCAAGCCTGTGCTGAACGACTGGCCTGAACTGCTTCAAGATTTTGCTGCGTTCCTGCATCCGGATCAAGCCAGGGAGTGTGGCTTG CTGGCAGAACAGCAGGCGTTTGAGCGCAGCAGACGGTTTCTACGCCAACTAGAGTGTACTTTTGGAGAGCAATCAGCACTCTACAGAAAGGTGGTGCAAATTTTACAAAGTGGTCCATCACAGGATCTTGCTGACTTCAAAGAG atgAAAGCTCAAATAACATTGCTGTTCCGTGATCACACTGACTTGCTGGAGGAATTCTGGGAATTTTTTAAGCAGCTATACCCTCAAGTGCAAGATGTGGATCATGCAGACAATGTGTCCAATGTGGAAACGAATCAGGGCTTGGAAGAAAGCCAGCCATATGAGCCAACCAGAATTGTCATCCCAGATAAAAAAATGGAGCCAGTCAAAACAGCCATTAAACATAGAAGAAAAAGAGACAAACATGCTAAG ATGGCAAAAAACAACAAGGCCAAGAAAAACAGTGCAGAGTTGGAAAAGGAGGCAGCTGAAGCTTCTTCAGTGGACAGTCAACAGTCTTTATCTAATACCACAGGAAGCTCAGTCTGTGCCAAAAATATCTCCCGCACGCCAAATGGGAAAAAAGTAGTTCTCTGGACGAG GGAGGCAGACCGTGTAATACTGACCACCTGTCAGCGGAGAGGAGCTAAGCCGGCCACGTTTCATACCATTGCAGCCCAGCTCGGCAACAAAACAGCCAGTGAG GTTTTTGAACGCTTTCAAGACCTTATTAAGTTGTTCCGCAAATCCAGCAAGTTACATCACACATGCCAATCGGACACAGAGCTCCAGTCCAGCACAATAGAAGATGAACCAGACTGA
- the gon4la gene encoding GON-4-like protein isoform X1 has protein sequence MDQTRKRRLNNRKSGLSQCKVVRVEEPGEVPGSRDDTTGSYRHFNTIRASSPQYDSASQEHHAACTQKPEDDAVKTLSMTFDKEQCGTRALGRRKGLRRKRDTGAEVETQQMEVEDEIQPEVEIDQELDRELENKSRQHNLTSANVRSIIHEVITNEHVVAMMKAAISETEPIPVFEPKMTRSKLKEVVERGVVIPAWNISPIKKPSEVKKGPQFVDIPLEEEDSSDEEYRPDEEEEDETAEETLLESDFENSSSPRGSRVNLHRSNSEHEEDAASSSRLNLRRSRHLTVAVTPMGPPPPPPAPSRAPPECSFLEKLHAVDEELAIGPDCMESYQSLTSANGEESLISFRTRSKRPLRDVPLGRLEAELRAPDITPDMYEFGSAPEDREWTQWLQGLMSSDMENEEEGDDEDDPEYNFLAEIDEPDVEDYRNDKAVRITKKEVNDLMEELFDAFQDDLGGQEEEGHEEEEEKEEEESPLQEPPGILENIQYEDPLADVLKQRYRTVREQLAAVRKRKALLKSKGVSEAPTCPQRPSSPITSMTLNAAQKLQLQQQIQQHVQLLTQVNMLSSSVKGLETEASTSRQFLLELQMFAQRGEQTCGPAEQGFTSIFKACNLQSAISLLEELDQSPKWDPTVPRPCFPGCQFPASLAWLMATRPVFLYPELLPLIQLRPSRFKGQFTSAEDCLVVLGHKHLISTLHPLQMTCRYLLAARSFVSVKSHIREACHKPFPNVIKTYFLAGKCPSMPLACKRVSPCDQRPPVEREKSLMPSWLSTNLKCIYEHVRMFNQPSGNSKTSNPAEETTEPSGPEPDYSFSPGTCYPPSLPEDLAKALEPSPQGLCKKKKNKTSKSIKPSKPPPLAEELEVVLNQLPTLLPKAVTVSSPSLSHPPHVAPVLNPCFFGNEAMNRPVERAIILSSMSNVSPVGRNQGGAVVTLPTAPVPPELSSSRAAPVKNAVETPMGVSGSPKGAQVGATQGGVIITLPTAMTPELNSCSSGHITVNQTVQIVASNVEPASPRGSNLIITLQPPPVPNTLIYPTPIIKTKAPLATDHISQRCGTLLKLIPRDSGGLSQVGQKPLNRFLLLPPGYVFANSSFGHQTLKHSSAQNSTEVKHSKQQSTPDNFHSTDGPPQMSSIQDTLTECSQETASVEEELNNDDGVENEVDSRELFLTLSESSGSPTPSIGGENSDIEMVLDRRENLEEQKAKERQGSSRQTGEEETGGANNVSDIWSVPELQQETMEKFSHLATKTRSEKEGILDDVKSNHQPSDAHRTRTEEMAVETPFVLHNDAPDDDPYRDAKDVAFAQAYLEKVYEVLQMVPGKVDEFLRVLSEFEKNPEGRTSLELLTRLKPVLNDWPELLQDFAAFLHPDQARECGLLAEQQAFERSRRFLRQLECTFGEQSALYRKVVQILQSGPSQDLADFKEMKAQITLLFRDHTDLLEEFWEFFKQLYPQVQDVDHADNVSNVETNQGLEESQPYEPTRIVIPDKKMEPVKTAIKHRRKRDKHAKMAKNNKAKKNSAELEKEAAEASSVDSQQSLSNTTGSSVCAKNISRTPNGKKVVLWTREADRVILTTCQRRGAKPATFHTIAAQLGNKTASEVFERFQDLIKLFRKSSKLHHTCQSDTELQSSTIEDEPD, from the exons ATGGATCAAACTCGAAAACGGAGATTAAATAACAGGAAAAGTGGGCTTTCTCAGTGTAAAGTGGTTAGAGTTGAAGAGCCGGGGGAAGTTCCTGGGAGCAGAGATGACACTACAGGATCATACAGACACTTCAATACCATCAGAGCCTCCAGCCCACAATATGACAGTGCCA GTCAAGAACACCATGCTGCATGTACCCAGAAGCCTGAAGATGATGCTGTGAAGACCTTGAGCATGACATTCG ATAAGGAACAGTGTGGAACCCGTGCACTGGGCCGAAGGAAAGGCTTGAGAAGGAAAAGAGACACGGGTGCTGAAGTAGAAACTCAGCAGATGGAAGTTGAGGATGAAATCCAGCCAGAGGTCGAGATTGACCAAGAGCTGGACAGAGAACTGGAAAATAAATCTCGACAACATAACTTGACCTCTGCGAACGTTCGTAGCATCATTCAT GAAGTGATTACTAATGAGCATGTTGTGGCCATGATGAAAGCCGCTATCAGTGAAACTGAACCCATTCCTGTGTTT GAACCCAAGATGACTCGTTCTAAACTGAAGGAGGTTGTGGAGAGAGGAGTT GTCATTCCTGCTTGGAACATTTCACCAATTAAGAAGCCATCAGAGGTGAAG AAGGGACCCCAGTTTGTGGATATTCCTTTAGAAGAGGAAGACTCCTCTGATGAAGAGTATCGGCCcgatgaagaggaggaggatgagACCGCTGAGGAG ACTCTTCTGGAAAGTGACTTCGAGAATTCATCTTCTCCACGGGGCAGTCGAGTGAACCTTCACAGATCAAACTCTGAACATGAGGAGGACGCAGCCAGCAGCTCCAGACTG AACCTTCGCAGATCCAGGCACCTGACAGTAGCTGTTACCCCAATGGGGCCTCCCCCACCACCACCGGCCCCCTCCAGGGCCCCACCAGAGTGCAGCTTCTTAGAGAAACTCCATGCGGTAGATGAGGAGCTGGCCATCGGCCCAGACTGCATGGAGTCATACCAG AGTCTCACTAGCGCTAATGGAGAGGAGAGCCTGATTTCATTTCGAACGCGATCCAAACGACCATTGAGAGATGTTCCTCTGGGCCGGCTGGAGGCGGAGCTACGTGCTCCTGACATCACTCCAGATATGTATGAGTTTGGCTCCGCCCCTGAGGACAGAGAATGGACGCAGTGGCTGCAGGGACTCATGAGTTCAGATATGGAGAATGAAG AGGAGggtgatgatgaagatgacCCCGAGTACAATTTTCTGGCTGAAATTGATGAGCCTGATGTGGAGGACTATAGGAATGACAAGGCAGTGCGCATCACCA AAAAGGAAGTGAATGACTTGATGGAGGAGCTATTTGACGCA TTTCAGGATGACTTAGGGGGTCAGGAAGAAGAAGGACatgaagaagaagaggaaaaagaggaggaggagagtcCCCTGCAGGAGCCGCCTGGCATTCTGGAAAATATTCA GTATGAGGACCCTTTAGCAGATGTCTTGAAGCAGCGGTATCGCACAGTACGGGAGCAGCTGGCAGCTGTGAGGAAACGGAAGGCTCTGCTGAAGAGTAAAGGAGTGTCTGAAGCTCCAACCTGCCCTCAACGCCCCTCCAGCCCCATAACATCCATGACCCTGAACGCAGCTCAGAAACTACAGCTACAGCAACAGATCCAGCAG CATGTGCAGCTCCTCACGCAGGTGAACATGTTGAGCAGCTCAGTCAAGGGTCTGGAGACAGAGGCTTCAACAAGCAGACAGTTCTtg TTGGAGCTGCAGATGTTTGCCCAGCGTGGAGAGCAGACTTGTGGTCCAGCAGAGCAAGGCTTCACCAGCATCTTCAAAGCCTGCAACCTTCAGAGTGCTATTTCTCTGCTGGAGGAACTAGATCAGTCACCCAAGTGGGACCCTACAGTCCCGAGGCCATGTTTTCCTG GATGTCAGTTTCCTGCTTCTTTGGCCTGGTTGATGGCGACTCGGCCAGTGTTTCTCTACCCAGAGCTACTTCCTTTAATCCAGCTGCGCCCTTCTAGATTCAAAGGACAGTTTACTTCAGCAGAAGATTG TCTTGTTGTTCTAGGTCATAAGCACTTAATAAGTACCCTACACCCACTGCAGATGACTTGTCGCTATCTGCTTGCTGCTAGGAGCTTTGTCAGTGTGAAATCACACATACGTGAAGCATGTCATAAGCCCTTTCCCAATGTCATCAAG ACATACTTTTTGGCAGGGAAATGCCCCTCCATGCCCTTGGCCTGTAAGAGGGTGAGTCCTTGTGACCAGCGCCCCCCAGTGGAGAGAGAAAAGAGCCTCATGCCTTCTTGGCTCTCG ACAAACCTTAAGTGCATTTATGAGCATGTAAGAATGTTTAACCAACCATCTGGAAACTCAAAGACTTCTAATCCGGCAGAAGAAACCACTGAGCCTTCAGGTCCAGAACCAGACTATAGCTTCTCTCCAGGCACATGTTACCCTCCCAGCCTTCCTGAAGACCTTGCTAAGGCACTTGAACCTTCCCCTCAGGGTctctgcaaaaagaaaaaaaacaagactTCTAAATCCATCAAGCCTTCAAAACCTCCCCCGTTAGCTGAGGAGTTAGAGGTGGTCCTCAACCAGTTACCAACACTTTTACCAAAAGCTGTTACGGTTTCAAGTCCGTCACTTTCCCACCCTCCTCATGTCGCACCGGTTCTGAATCCATGCTTTTTTGGAAATGAAGCTATGAACAGGCCTGTAGAGAGAGCCATCATACTATCTAGCATGTCAAACGTGTCTCCAGTGGGACGAAACCAAGGTGGTGCAGTTGTCACTTTACCAACTGCCCCAGTCCCACCTGAACTGAGCTCTTCAAGGGCTGCTCCTGTGAAAAATGCTGTAGAAACACCAATGGGTGTCTCTGGTTCTCCAAAGGGAGCTCAGGTTGGTGCAACCCAGGGGGGAGTAATCATCACTTTACCTACTGCTATGACACCAGAGCTGAATTCTTGTTCTTCAGGGCATATAACTGTGAACCAAACTGTGCAAATAGTTGCCTCTAATGTTGAACCAGCTTCTCCAAGAGGGTCAAACCTCATCATTACTCTTCAACCGCCTCCAGTTCCCAACACCTTAATATATCCCACCCCCATCATAAAGACGAAAGCCCCATTGGCTACAGATCATATTAGTCAGCGCTGTGGCACACTGCTTAAACTTATACCAAGGGACTCTGGTGGTCTATCTCAAGTAGGTCAAAAACCTCTTAATCGGTTTCTTCTCCTCCCTCCAGGCTATGTGTTTGCAAACAGTAGCTTTGGCCATCAAACCTTAAAACACTCATCAGCTCAGAATAGCACAGAGGTGAAACACAGTAAGCAACAGAGTACACCAGACAATTTCCACAGCACTGATGGGCCACCACAGATGTCCTCCATTCAAGATACTCTTACTGAGTGCTCACAAGAAACTGCATCAGTAGAAGAAGAGCTGAATAATGATGATGGAGTTGAGAATGAGGTGGACTCCAGAGAGCTGTTTCTCACACTTTCTGAATCCTCTGGGAGCCCGACGCCCAGCATCGGCGGGGAAAATTCTGACATTGAGATGGTTTTGGACAGGAGAGAGAATCTAGAGGAGCAGAAAGCAAAAGAAAGGCAAGGTAGCAGTAGGCAGACTGGGGAGGAGGAAACCGGTGGAGCTAACAATGTTTCAGACATTTGGTCTGTGCCAGAACTTCAG CAGGAAACCATGGAGAAATTCTCACATCTGGCCACAAAGACAAGATCTGAAAAGGAAGGAATACTAGATGATGTTAAATCAAACCATCAACCTTCAG ATGCCCATCGTACCCGCACTGAGGAGATGGCTGTGGAAACCCCTTTTGTCCTTCACAATGATGCACCTGATGACGATCCCTACAGAGATGCTAAAGATGTTGCCTTTGCCCAAGCTTACCTGGAGAAG GTATATGAGGTGCTGCAGATGGTGCCAGGGAAAGTGGACGAGTTCCTGCGTGTTCTATCTGAGTTTGAGAAAAATCCAGAAGGTCGCACGTCACTAGAGCTGCTGACGAGACTCAAGCCTGTGCTGAACGACTGGCCTGAACTGCTTCAAGATTTTGCTGCGTTCCTGCATCCGGATCAAGCCAGGGAGTGTGGCTTG CTGGCAGAACAGCAGGCGTTTGAGCGCAGCAGACGGTTTCTACGCCAACTAGAGTGTACTTTTGGAGAGCAATCAGCACTCTACAGAAAGGTGGTGCAAATTTTACAAAGTGGTCCATCACAGGATCTTGCTGACTTCAAAGAG atgAAAGCTCAAATAACATTGCTGTTCCGTGATCACACTGACTTGCTGGAGGAATTCTGGGAATTTTTTAAGCAGCTATACCCTCAAGTGCAAGATGTGGATCATGCAGACAATGTGTCCAATGTGGAAACGAATCAGGGCTTGGAAGAAAGCCAGCCATATGAGCCAACCAGAATTGTCATCCCAGATAAAAAAATGGAGCCAGTCAAAACAGCCATTAAACATAGAAGAAAAAGAGACAAACATGCTAAG ATGGCAAAAAACAACAAGGCCAAGAAAAACAGTGCAGAGTTGGAAAAGGAGGCAGCTGAAGCTTCTTCAGTGGACAGTCAACAGTCTTTATCTAATACCACAGGAAGCTCAGTCTGTGCCAAAAATATCTCCCGCACGCCAAATGGGAAAAAAGTAGTTCTCTGGACGAG GGAGGCAGACCGTGTAATACTGACCACCTGTCAGCGGAGAGGAGCTAAGCCGGCCACGTTTCATACCATTGCAGCCCAGCTCGGCAACAAAACAGCCAGTGAG GTTTTTGAACGCTTTCAAGACCTTATTAAGTTGTTCCGCAAATCCAGCAAGTTACATCACACATGCCAATCGGACACAGAGCTCCAGTCCAGCACAATAGAAGATGAACCAGACTGA